Proteins found in one Natronococcus occultus SP4 genomic segment:
- a CDS encoding cupin domain-containing protein: MNGGWTHTSLEDVATNPDKPGDRWETSPALGVEAFNFNVAVLDPDERLSQNHFHYHENQKELFYVVSGSCRARTVDETVTLETDELIAFDEGEGGAHVLYNPFEKPCKLVAVGWPQDGRYPVHQLERTETAVDDHADE; the protein is encoded by the coding sequence ATGAACGGCGGCTGGACCCACACCTCCCTCGAGGACGTCGCGACGAACCCGGACAAACCAGGCGACCGCTGGGAGACCTCGCCGGCCCTCGGCGTCGAGGCGTTCAACTTCAACGTGGCCGTCCTCGATCCGGATGAGCGCCTCTCGCAGAACCACTTTCACTACCACGAGAACCAGAAGGAGCTGTTCTACGTTGTTTCGGGTTCCTGTCGTGCAAGAACGGTCGACGAGACTGTGACGCTCGAAACGGACGAACTCATCGCGTTCGATGAGGGAGAAGGAGGTGCACACGTGCTCTACAACCCATTCGAGAAGCCGTGCAAACTCGTCGCCGTCGGCTGGCCGCAGGACGGACGATACCCGGTCCACCAGCTCGAGCGGACCGAGACAGCGGTTGACGACCACGCAGACGAGTAA
- a CDS encoding FAD-binding and (Fe-S)-binding domain-containing protein: protein MATHDRSTDGDPATDRRATYDYRNDTTERTDLVDALEQRVDGDVRFDEYSRELYATDASAYEMLPIGVVYPTDTADVAAVMRYCADREIPVLPRGGGTSLAGQTVNEAVVLDFTRYMNAVTATDPDARRARAQAGITIGELNRTLEPHGLKFAPDPSTADRSALGGAIGNNTTGAHSLKYGKTDAYVEEVEVVLADGSVERFGEIAVEELRAEADPDGELLERVYAEIIRIIDEESDDVEDAYPTLKRNVSGYNLDVLVEEAETGTVNLAKLLVGSEGTLGIVTEAEVSLETIPNTTSVAVLCYRSLLDAMDDVGSILEHDPAAVEVMDDVLLDLARNTEEFADVVDILPDETASFLLVEFYADDDERSRELVEDLIDDREGDIAFDALTAYDEKQQSRLWKMRKASTPILLSRTGNEKHIAFIEDIAVPPENLTEYIADFQAVMEDHGTFGSFYAHAGPGCIHIRPLINTKTAEGVETMESIADDATDLAVKYGGSVSGEHGDGRARTQWNRKLYGDHIWNVFRELKTAFDPDWLLNPGSVCGDHDMTENLRFGPDSEFEAGLDPVLNWENENGFQGMVELCHGCGGCRTSQEGTGGVMCPTYRAADEEITSTRGRANMLRQAMTGELEPDEAFSDEFVTEVMDLCIGCKGCAKDCPSEVDMAKLKVEVEHEYHQRNGASIRERMFANIDTLSKLGSATAPLSNYMTKLPGARTVMEKTVGIARERSLPTFHQETFTDWFESRESTVDPETADHKVLLFPDVTTNYNDPEIGKAAVRLLEAAGVYVALPSGTTSSGRPAYSKGFLETAREQAEQNVNALTPNVRNGWDVVVCEPSDAVMFQSDYPDLVTGHDVRDVAESSYGVCEYLDIHRLDDRLEFDPVDEHLTYHGHCHQKATKKDHHAVGVLRRAGYAIDPLDSSCCGMAGSFGYEAEHYSMSRAIGSQLFDQIDDSDGDGVVAPGASCRTQIGDEYDEKPPHPIAKLEASLA from the coding sequence ATGGCTACACACGACAGATCAACCGACGGAGATCCGGCGACGGATCGTCGCGCAACGTACGATTATCGGAACGACACCACGGAACGGACGGATCTCGTTGACGCGCTCGAGCAACGAGTCGACGGCGACGTCCGCTTCGACGAGTACTCCCGCGAGCTGTACGCGACCGACGCCAGCGCCTACGAGATGTTACCGATCGGCGTCGTCTACCCGACCGACACCGCGGACGTCGCGGCAGTGATGCGGTACTGCGCTGACCGCGAGATTCCGGTGTTGCCACGCGGCGGCGGGACGAGCCTCGCCGGCCAGACAGTCAACGAGGCCGTCGTTCTCGATTTCACCCGCTACATGAACGCGGTGACGGCGACCGATCCCGACGCCCGCCGGGCCCGCGCCCAGGCGGGGATCACGATCGGCGAACTCAACAGGACTCTCGAACCACACGGGCTGAAGTTCGCGCCCGACCCGTCGACTGCCGACCGCAGCGCCCTCGGCGGTGCGATCGGGAACAACACGACCGGGGCCCACTCCCTGAAGTACGGAAAAACCGACGCCTACGTCGAGGAAGTGGAGGTCGTCCTCGCGGACGGCTCCGTCGAGCGGTTCGGCGAGATCGCCGTCGAAGAATTGCGGGCCGAGGCCGACCCGGACGGAGAGTTACTCGAGCGGGTCTACGCCGAGATCATCCGAATCATCGACGAGGAGAGTGACGACGTCGAGGACGCCTATCCGACGCTGAAGCGAAACGTCTCGGGGTACAATCTGGACGTGCTGGTCGAGGAGGCCGAGACCGGGACGGTCAACCTCGCGAAGTTGCTGGTCGGCAGCGAGGGAACGCTGGGGATCGTCACGGAGGCGGAGGTGTCCCTCGAGACGATCCCGAACACGACGTCGGTCGCGGTGCTCTGTTACCGGAGTCTGCTTGACGCGATGGACGACGTCGGTTCGATCCTCGAGCACGATCCGGCCGCGGTCGAGGTGATGGACGACGTCCTGCTCGATCTGGCCCGAAACACCGAGGAGTTCGCCGATGTCGTCGACATCCTCCCCGACGAGACCGCGTCGTTTCTGCTGGTCGAGTTCTACGCCGACGACGACGAACGGAGCCGAGAGCTGGTCGAGGATCTGATCGACGACCGTGAGGGCGACATCGCCTTCGACGCGCTGACGGCGTACGACGAGAAACAGCAGTCCCGGCTGTGGAAGATGCGAAAGGCCTCGACGCCGATCCTGCTTTCTCGAACCGGCAACGAGAAACACATCGCCTTCATCGAAGACATCGCCGTCCCGCCGGAGAACCTCACGGAGTACATCGCGGACTTCCAGGCAGTCATGGAGGATCACGGCACGTTCGGCAGCTTCTACGCCCACGCCGGACCGGGCTGTATCCACATTCGGCCGCTGATCAACACGAAGACGGCGGAGGGTGTCGAGACTATGGAGTCGATCGCCGACGACGCGACCGACCTCGCGGTGAAGTACGGTGGCAGCGTCTCCGGCGAACACGGCGACGGACGCGCGCGGACCCAGTGGAACCGGAAGCTGTACGGCGATCACATCTGGAACGTGTTCCGCGAGCTGAAGACCGCGTTCGACCCCGACTGGCTACTCAATCCTGGCTCGGTCTGTGGCGACCACGACATGACCGAGAACCTCCGATTCGGCCCCGACAGCGAGTTCGAGGCCGGGCTCGATCCCGTCCTCAACTGGGAGAACGAGAACGGGTTCCAGGGGATGGTCGAGCTCTGTCACGGCTGTGGCGGCTGTCGGACCAGCCAGGAAGGAACCGGAGGCGTGATGTGTCCGACTTACCGGGCCGCAGACGAGGAGATCACGAGCACCCGCGGCCGGGCGAACATGCTTCGCCAGGCGATGACCGGTGAACTCGAGCCAGACGAGGCGTTCTCCGACGAGTTCGTCACCGAGGTGATGGATCTCTGTATCGGCTGCAAGGGCTGTGCGAAGGACTGCCCGAGCGAGGTCGATATGGCCAAGCTCAAGGTCGAGGTCGAACACGAGTACCACCAGCGCAACGGCGCCTCGATCCGCGAGCGCATGTTCGCGAACATCGACACCCTCTCGAAGCTCGGCAGCGCTACCGCGCCGCTGTCGAACTACATGACGAAGCTGCCGGGCGCCCGGACGGTGATGGAGAAAACCGTCGGGATCGCCCGGGAGCGATCCTTACCGACGTTCCACCAGGAGACGTTCACCGACTGGTTCGAAAGCCGGGAGTCGACGGTAGATCCGGAGACGGCCGACCACAAGGTGTTGCTGTTCCCGGACGTCACAACGAACTACAACGACCCCGAGATCGGCAAAGCGGCGGTTCGGCTCCTCGAAGCTGCCGGCGTCTACGTCGCCCTCCCCTCCGGAACCACCAGCAGCGGACGTCCTGCTTACTCGAAGGGATTTCTCGAGACGGCGCGCGAACAGGCCGAACAGAACGTCAACGCGCTGACCCCGAACGTTCGAAACGGCTGGGACGTCGTCGTCTGTGAGCCAAGCGACGCAGTCATGTTCCAGTCAGACTACCCCGATCTGGTCACCGGTCACGACGTGAGAGACGTCGCCGAGAGTTCCTACGGCGTCTGCGAGTATCTCGACATCCACCGGCTCGACGACCGCCTCGAGTTCGATCCCGTCGACGAACACCTGACCTACCACGGCCACTGTCACCAGAAGGCGACGAAAAAGGACCACCACGCCGTCGGCGTTCTCCGGCGTGCGGGGTACGCCATCGATCCGCTCGATAGCAGTTGCTGCGGAATGGCCGGCTCCTTCGGCTACGAGGCCGAACACTACTCGATGAGTCGGGCGATCGGTTCGCAGCTATTCGATCAGATCGACGACAGTGACGGCGACGGCGTCGTCGCTCCCGGGGCCTCCTGTCGAACACAGATCGGCGACGAGTACGACGAGAAACCGCCACACCCGATCGCGAAACTCGAGGCGTCGCTCGCGTAG
- a CDS encoding IclR family transcriptional regulator: MENRAKHPVRTTEKSLMLIEELNRRGGARITTLADELSMGKSAIHNHLSTLEEHGFVVKNGNTYELSLRFLDIGGQLRSEMDVYKVAEPQVEALAEESGELVHFVVEENGEGVYLCRSKGERAVDLDTYVGCRHPMHSSAFGKAILSHLPEERVDEIVDRHGLPPVTPKTITSRDELDEELERTRERGFAVDDEERLEGLRCIAAPIRFESEVIGAISISAPTARIDDDWEENDFVDQLCRTANVIELNKYKV, translated from the coding sequence ATGGAAAACCGAGCCAAACACCCCGTCCGGACGACCGAAAAGTCGCTGATGCTCATCGAGGAGCTAAACCGCCGTGGGGGTGCGCGAATCACGACGCTGGCCGACGAGCTAAGCATGGGTAAAAGCGCGATCCACAACCATCTCAGCACGCTCGAGGAACACGGGTTCGTCGTCAAAAACGGGAACACCTACGAGCTGAGTCTGCGCTTTCTTGATATCGGCGGTCAGCTCCGCAGTGAGATGGACGTCTACAAGGTCGCCGAACCGCAGGTCGAGGCTCTGGCCGAGGAGTCCGGCGAACTGGTTCATTTCGTCGTGGAAGAGAACGGGGAAGGAGTCTATCTCTGTCGGTCGAAGGGCGAGCGGGCCGTCGATCTCGACACATATGTCGGCTGTCGCCACCCCATGCACAGCTCGGCGTTCGGCAAGGCGATCCTCTCGCATCTCCCCGAGGAGCGCGTCGACGAAATCGTCGACCGCCACGGCCTGCCGCCCGTAACGCCGAAGACGATCACGTCCCGTGACGAACTCGACGAAGAACTCGAACGTACCCGGGAGCGCGGGTTCGCTGTCGACGACGAGGAACGGCTCGAGGGGCTGCGCTGTATCGCTGCCCCGATCCGGTTCGAGTCCGAGGTTATCGGCGCGATCAGCATCTCGGCGCCGACGGCCCGGATCGACGACGACTGGGAGGAAAACGACTTCGTCGACCAGCTTTGTCGAACCGCCAACGTCATCGAACTGAACAAGTACAAAGTGTAG
- the aceB gene encoding malate synthase AceB: protein MSTHTDRLHDREFVRTFFTTPTAVEGEDDSAKMLQSAAQLSGMEAPDVWVPDNEDATAPSMRDEGVENMIDVISEHGADFPGEIHPRVVWHRESPTTRYQGFQQILELADPENGAIDHLDGFVIPEVGDIDDWKKADEFLTIVENEYDLEEGSLAMSVIVESGEAELAMGDLREEMGKPSNNLERLFMLVDGEVDYTKDMRAITPTGELPPWPELRHNTSRGASAAGLIAVDGPYDDIRDVEGYHERMTDNQSKGMLGIWSLTPGQVVEANKSPLPPKNGSWQLEVNDRTIELDEEDGRHVYSGDEVELEETGEDQYTLRVGGDELELDGEELSQELLDMTSYIPSLDDIVDSMEEFEAAKEAGKGAIAMERSGTLVIDGVEVEISNDRMWDEATYQAAQTPITLFQDVYENRPDQHEDLEELYGEDLVERAMVVG, encoded by the coding sequence ATGAGCACGCATACCGACCGTCTGCACGATCGAGAGTTCGTTCGGACGTTCTTTACTACTCCGACTGCTGTGGAAGGAGAGGACGACTCCGCCAAGATGCTACAGAGCGCCGCCCAGCTCAGTGGTATGGAAGCCCCGGACGTCTGGGTTCCGGACAACGAGGACGCGACGGCGCCCTCGATGCGCGACGAGGGTGTCGAGAACATGATCGACGTGATCTCGGAGCACGGGGCCGACTTCCCCGGCGAGATCCACCCGCGCGTCGTCTGGCACCGCGAGAGCCCGACCACCCGATACCAGGGATTCCAGCAGATCCTTGAGCTCGCCGACCCCGAAAACGGCGCCATTGACCACCTCGACGGCTTCGTGATCCCGGAAGTCGGCGATATCGACGACTGGAAGAAGGCCGACGAGTTCCTCACGATCGTCGAAAACGAGTACGACCTCGAGGAAGGGAGCCTGGCAATGTCGGTCATCGTCGAGAGCGGCGAGGCCGAGCTGGCGATGGGCGACCTCCGCGAGGAGATGGGCAAGCCGTCGAACAACCTCGAGCGCCTGTTCATGCTGGTCGACGGCGAGGTCGACTACACCAAGGACATGCGTGCGATCACGCCGACCGGCGAACTCCCGCCGTGGCCGGAGCTGCGACACAACACCTCCCGCGGCGCGAGCGCGGCTGGCCTGATCGCGGTCGACGGTCCCTACGACGACATCCGCGACGTCGAGGGCTACCACGAGCGTATGACAGACAACCAGTCGAAGGGGATGCTCGGAATCTGGTCGCTCACCCCCGGCCAGGTCGTCGAGGCCAACAAGTCGCCGCTGCCGCCGAAGAACGGCAGCTGGCAGCTCGAGGTCAACGACCGCACGATCGAACTCGACGAGGAGGACGGTCGCCACGTCTACAGCGGCGACGAGGTCGAGCTCGAGGAGACGGGTGAGGACCAGTACACGCTCCGCGTCGGCGGTGACGAACTCGAGCTCGACGGCGAGGAGCTCTCCCAGGAGCTGCTCGATATGACCTCCTACATCCCGAGCCTGGACGATATCGTCGATTCGATGGAGGAGTTCGAGGCGGCCAAGGAGGCCGGCAAGGGCGCCATCGCGATGGAACGGTCGGGCACGCTGGTCATCGACGGTGTCGAGGTCGAAATCAGCAACGACCGCATGTGGGACGAGGCGACCTACCAGGCGGCCCAGACGCCGATCACGCTGTTCCAGGACGTCTACGAGAACCGTCCGGACCAGCACGAGGACCTCGAGGAGCTTTACGGCGAGGACCTCGTCGAGCGCGCGATGGTCGTCGGCTGA
- a CDS encoding VOC family protein — translation MELIHININVADADETIEFYEQFGFEESWEFETPDGETHNRYIADENGIELQLSDTDGEENFEDGTSWDHLAIGVDDVDATFEEIDHYGVEKEPGDQPEAGARTAFVYDPDGRKVELVESLD, via the coding sequence ATGGAGCTCATCCATATCAATATCAACGTTGCCGACGCAGACGAGACCATCGAGTTCTACGAACAGTTCGGCTTCGAGGAGAGCTGGGAGTTCGAGACGCCGGACGGCGAGACCCACAACCGGTACATCGCCGACGAGAACGGGATCGAACTGCAGCTGTCGGACACCGACGGCGAGGAGAACTTCGAGGACGGAACTTCGTGGGATCACCTCGCGATCGGCGTCGACGACGTCGACGCGACCTTCGAGGAGATCGATCACTATGGCGTCGAGAAGGAGCCGGGAGATCAGCCCGAGGCCGGCGCCCGGACGGCGTTCGTCTACGACCCCGACGGTCGAAAGGTCGAACTCGTCGAGTCGCTCGACTGA
- a CDS encoding isocitrate/isopropylmalate dehydrogenase family protein, protein MVYEIASIPGDGIGPEVVDAARPVFEDVAERHGFELSFTRYDWGTERHLEEGAMMPENGLKELEGYDAILLGAVGHPDVPDHVTLNNLLLPIRKGFDQSICKRPAILFDGVESPLEGYDGGDIDFVVYRENTEGEYADMGGQEHPGHDHEVAVQSAVFTRTGTERIVRAAFDAATEREGHLTSITKSNAQAHSMVFWDQIVEEVSEEYPDVTVERLLVDAASMDFIRRPEEFDVVVASNLFGDILTDIGAIITGSMGLAPSANIDPTRTYPSMFEPVHGSAPDIVGDGVANPLATVFSGSMMVAHLGESEAGEALWNAATDQLADSEAPRTPDLGGSSGTEDVVEDLRSRL, encoded by the coding sequence ATGGTCTACGAGATAGCGAGTATTCCGGGCGACGGTATCGGTCCGGAGGTCGTCGACGCGGCTCGACCCGTGTTCGAGGACGTCGCGGAGCGACACGGGTTCGAACTTTCTTTCACGCGGTACGACTGGGGCACCGAGCGCCACCTCGAAGAGGGTGCCATGATGCCCGAGAACGGGCTCAAGGAACTCGAGGGGTACGACGCGATCCTGCTGGGGGCGGTCGGTCACCCCGACGTTCCGGATCACGTCACGCTAAACAACCTCCTGCTCCCGATCCGGAAAGGGTTCGATCAGTCGATCTGCAAGCGTCCGGCGATCCTCTTTGACGGCGTCGAGAGCCCGCTCGAGGGGTACGACGGCGGCGACATCGACTTCGTCGTCTACCGGGAGAACACGGAGGGCGAGTACGCCGACATGGGCGGTCAAGAACACCCCGGCCACGACCACGAGGTTGCGGTCCAGAGCGCGGTCTTTACGCGCACCGGGACCGAGCGGATCGTCCGCGCCGCGTTCGACGCGGCGACCGAGCGCGAGGGCCACCTGACGAGCATCACGAAGTCCAACGCCCAGGCACACAGCATGGTGTTCTGGGATCAGATCGTCGAGGAGGTCAGCGAGGAGTACCCCGACGTAACCGTCGAGCGGCTGCTGGTCGACGCGGCGAGCATGGACTTCATTCGCCGTCCCGAGGAGTTCGACGTCGTCGTCGCGTCGAACCTCTTCGGCGACATTCTGACCGATATCGGCGCGATCATCACGGGCAGCATGGGGCTGGCGCCCTCGGCCAACATCGACCCGACCCGGACGTACCCCTCGATGTTCGAGCCCGTTCACGGCAGTGCTCCCGACATCGTCGGCGACGGGGTCGCGAACCCGCTCGCGACGGTCTTCTCCGGCTCGATGATGGTCGCTCACCTCGGCGAGAGCGAGGCCGGTGAGGCGCTGTGGAACGCCGCCACCGACCAGCTCGCGGACTCCGAGGCGCCGCGGACGCCCGATCTGGGCGGTTCGAGCGGCACCGAGGACGTCGTCGAGGATCTGCGGAGCCGTCTCTAG
- a CDS encoding PPC domain-containing DNA-binding protein encodes MEYQEVEPTREFLARLDTGQDWRDEIESLAREEGIEAGWFNAMGAVQDAEIWFYDQDDQEYQSVTFDEPLEVAACVGNVAKLDGDVFAHTHAVLSRRDGETLAGHLEGGTVFAGEVHLRAFEEPLVRNFDETTGLDLWLNE; translated from the coding sequence ATGGAGTACCAGGAAGTGGAGCCGACGCGGGAGTTCCTCGCACGACTCGACACCGGACAGGACTGGCGCGACGAAATCGAGAGCCTCGCTCGGGAGGAAGGGATCGAAGCCGGCTGGTTCAACGCGATGGGCGCGGTACAGGACGCCGAGATCTGGTTCTACGACCAGGACGACCAGGAATACCAGTCGGTCACCTTCGACGAACCGCTCGAGGTCGCCGCCTGCGTCGGGAACGTAGCGAAACTCGACGGCGACGTGTTCGCTCACACCCACGCCGTCCTCTCCCGACGGGACGGCGAGACCCTCGCGGGCCACCTCGAGGGCGGGACCGTCTTCGCCGGCGAGGTCCACCTCCGGGCGTTCGAGGAGCCGCTCGTCCGGAACTTCGACGAGACGACCGGACTGGACCTCTGGCTCAACGAGTAG
- the ddh gene encoding D-2-hydroxyacid dehydrogenase → MTERHELEQLYVHESVENVIPPEAFVEAFDDLPIPAELVGDGREYGPTNAVATYVPQPEYLDAGWVHCIRAGYDEFDTDEYEREGVPLTNSSGIHGSTVSEVALNCMLSLARLGHRYRDHQNEREWWEPPYERPFTLENEQVCVVGLGTIGEATAARCDALGMEVVGVRRSDEPVPGVSEIFDPDRLHEAIEDARFVVLTVPHTPATDDMLSDAEFEAMREDAYVINVARGPVVDEDALVEALEADEIAGAGLDVFETEPLPKESPLWGFDDVIVFPHKGSATNRYHLDIAELVAENVERYQSGEALKNRVA, encoded by the coding sequence ATGACCGAGCGCCACGAGCTCGAGCAGCTGTACGTCCACGAGTCGGTCGAAAACGTGATTCCACCGGAGGCGTTCGTCGAGGCGTTCGACGACCTCCCGATTCCGGCCGAACTGGTCGGCGACGGCCGCGAGTACGGTCCGACAAACGCGGTAGCGACCTACGTCCCACAGCCGGAGTATCTGGACGCGGGCTGGGTCCACTGCATTCGCGCCGGCTACGACGAGTTCGACACCGACGAGTACGAACGGGAGGGGGTCCCGCTCACGAACAGTTCGGGGATCCACGGCTCGACCGTCAGCGAGGTCGCGCTCAACTGCATGCTCTCGCTGGCGCGGCTGGGCCATCGCTACCGCGACCACCAGAACGAACGCGAGTGGTGGGAGCCGCCGTACGAACGACCGTTCACCCTCGAGAACGAGCAGGTCTGTGTCGTCGGACTCGGAACGATCGGCGAGGCGACCGCGGCCCGCTGTGACGCGCTCGGTATGGAGGTCGTCGGCGTGCGGCGGTCGGACGAGCCGGTGCCCGGCGTCTCGGAGATCTTCGACCCTGATCGGCTCCACGAGGCGATCGAGGACGCCAGGTTCGTCGTCCTCACCGTTCCGCACACGCCGGCTACCGACGACATGCTGAGCGACGCCGAGTTCGAGGCGATGCGCGAGGACGCCTACGTGATCAACGTCGCTCGCGGACCCGTCGTCGACGAGGACGCGCTCGTCGAGGCCCTCGAAGCCGACGAGATCGCCGGCGCCGGACTAGACGTCTTCGAGACCGAACCGCTCCCCAAGGAGTCGCCGCTGTGGGGGTTCGACGACGTGATCGTCTTTCCGCACAAGGGGTCGGCGACCAACCGGTACCACCTCGACATCGCGGAGCTCGTCGCGGAGAACGTCGAGCGCTACCAGTCGGGCGAGGCGCTGAAAAACCGCGTCGCCTGA
- a CDS encoding NADP-dependent malic enzyme, whose translation MSLEDESLDYHEEEPPGKIEIATTKSTSTQRDLSLAYSPGVAGPCRAIDDRPDDAYRYTAKGNLVGVVSNGSAVLGLGDIGAQASKPVMEGKGVLFKRFADIDVFDVEFDLDDPDAIVEATAAMEPTFGGINLEDIAAPDCFEIEERLRERMDVPVFHDDQHGTAIISGAGLLNAAELVGKHLEDLEVVFSGAGASAIATARFYVSLGVDPEKITMCDSSGIITERRAEDGDVNEYKREFARDLPEGGLADAMEGADVLVGLSAAGIVSQEMVRSMAEDPIIFAMANPDPEIGYEEAKAARDDTVIMATGRSDYPNQVNNVLGFPFIFRGALDVRATEINEAMKVACAEALADLAKQDVPDAVIKAYGDQPLRFGPEYILPKPIDPRVLFEIAPAVAKAAMESGAARAEVDPDSYRERLEARLGKSREMMRVVLNKAKSDPKRVVLSEGEDEKMIRAAYQIQDEGIASPVLLGGRDEIGTTISRLGLEFDPEIVDPTVGDYENYADHLYEQRQRKGMTRSEADDLVRSDPNYLGSVMVDVGDADAMLTGLTHHYPSALRPPLEVIGTGEDADYAAGVYMLAFKNRVIFIADATVNQAPGADVLEEVTRHTADVARRFDVEPRAAMLSYSNFGSVDNERTRPSREAARRLQSDPNVDFPVDGEMQADTAVVEEILNDTYEFSELEEPANVLVFPNLESGNIGYKLLQRLGGADATGPMLAGMDKPVHVLQRGDEVKDIVNLAAVAVVDAQRTEN comes from the coding sequence ATGTCCCTCGAGGACGAATCACTCGACTACCACGAGGAGGAGCCACCGGGCAAGATCGAGATCGCGACGACGAAATCGACGAGCACGCAGCGGGATCTCTCGCTCGCGTACTCGCCGGGCGTCGCGGGCCCCTGTCGAGCCATCGACGATCGACCCGACGACGCCTACCGGTACACGGCGAAGGGGAATCTCGTCGGCGTCGTCTCGAACGGATCGGCCGTACTGGGGTTGGGTGACATCGGCGCCCAGGCGTCGAAACCGGTGATGGAGGGGAAGGGCGTCCTGTTCAAACGGTTCGCCGATATCGACGTCTTCGACGTCGAGTTCGACCTCGACGATCCGGACGCGATCGTCGAGGCGACCGCGGCGATGGAGCCGACCTTCGGCGGGATCAACCTGGAGGATATCGCGGCGCCGGACTGCTTCGAGATCGAGGAACGGCTCCGCGAGCGGATGGACGTCCCGGTCTTCCACGACGACCAGCACGGCACCGCGATCATCTCCGGAGCCGGCCTCCTCAACGCCGCTGAGCTCGTCGGCAAACACCTCGAGGACCTCGAGGTCGTCTTCTCGGGGGCGGGCGCGAGCGCGATCGCGACGGCGCGCTTTTACGTCTCGCTGGGCGTCGATCCCGAGAAGATCACGATGTGTGACTCCTCGGGGATTATCACCGAACGCCGCGCCGAGGACGGCGACGTCAACGAGTACAAGCGGGAGTTCGCCCGTGACCTGCCCGAGGGCGGGCTCGCTGACGCGATGGAAGGGGCCGACGTACTGGTCGGGCTCTCCGCGGCCGGCATCGTCTCCCAGGAGATGGTGCGATCCATGGCCGAGGATCCGATCATCTTCGCGATGGCCAACCCCGATCCCGAGATCGGCTACGAGGAGGCCAAGGCCGCCCGCGACGACACCGTCATTATGGCGACCGGTCGGTCGGATTACCCCAACCAGGTCAACAACGTGCTTGGCTTCCCCTTCATCTTCCGCGGGGCGCTGGACGTCCGGGCCACCGAGATCAACGAGGCGATGAAAGTCGCCTGCGCCGAGGCGCTTGCCGACCTGGCCAAGCAGGACGTTCCCGACGCCGTCATCAAGGCCTACGGCGATCAGCCGCTGCGGTTCGGTCCCGAGTACATTCTCCCGAAGCCGATCGACCCGCGGGTGCTGTTCGAGATCGCCCCTGCAGTCGCAAAAGCCGCGATGGAGTCGGGAGCAGCCCGCGCCGAGGTCGATCCCGACTCCTACCGCGAACGGCTCGAGGCCCGGCTGGGCAAGTCCCGCGAGATGATGCGGGTCGTGCTGAACAAGGCCAAGAGCGACCCCAAGCGTGTCGTCCTCTCGGAGGGGGAAGACGAGAAGATGATCCGGGCAGCCTACCAGATCCAGGACGAGGGGATCGCCTCGCCGGTGTTGCTCGGCGGCCGCGACGAGATCGGGACGACGATCTCCCGGCTCGGCCTCGAGTTCGACCCCGAGATCGTCGACCCCACCGTCGGTGACTACGAGAACTACGCCGACCACCTCTACGAACAGCGCCAGCGAAAGGGGATGACCCGCAGCGAGGCCGACGATCTCGTCCGGAGCGATCCGAACTACCTCGGCAGCGTGATGGTCGACGTCGGCGACGCCGACGCCATGCTGACGGGGCTGACCCACCACTACCCCTCGGCGCTGCGTCCGCCCCTCGAGGTGATCGGAACCGGCGAGGACGCCGACTACGCCGCAGGCGTCTACATGCTCGCGTTCAAGAACCGCGTGATCTTCATCGCCGACGCGACGGTCAACCAGGCTCCCGGCGCGGACGTCCTCGAGGAGGTGACCCGGCACACAGCCGACGTCGCCCGTCGGTTCGACGTCGAGCCCCGCGCGGCGATGCTGTCGTATTCGAACTTCGGCAGCGTCGACAACGAGCGCACCCGCCCCTCCCGCGAGGCCGCCCGACGGCTGCAGTCCGACCCGAACGTTGACTTTCCCGTCGACGGCGAGATGCAGGCCGACACCGCCGTCGTCGAGGAGATCCTGAACGACACCTACGAGTTCTCGGAGCTCGAGGAGCCCGCGAACGTCCTGGTCTTCCCGAACCTCGAGTCGGGCAACATCGGCTACAAGCTCCTCCAGCGACTCGGCGGCGCCGACGCGACCGGGCCAATGCTCGCGGGGATGGACAAACCCGTCCACGTCCTCCAGCGGGGCGACGAGGTCAAAGATATCGTCAACCTCGCGGCGGTCGCCGTCGTCGACGCGCAGCGAACGGAGAACTGA